From Brassica oleracea var. oleracea cultivar TO1000 chromosome C3, BOL, whole genome shotgun sequence, a single genomic window includes:
- the LOC106333834 gene encoding putative zinc finger A20 and AN1 domain-containing stress-associated protein 8 has translation MTGEPSLCINGCGFFSTPQTKNLCSKCYNSFLKDESARYMDTIRDHTKTATVVEKFEEVVVVVKNKKRSRCNACNKKVGLLGFECRCGHVFCGSHRHPEEHSCLSDYKSAAITELTIQNPVIKPDKLYRI, from the coding sequence ATGACAGGAGAGCCTTCTCTATGCATCAACGGATGTGGCTTCTTCAGCACGCCACAGACCAAGAACCTTTGCTCCAAGTGCTACAACAGTTTTTTAAAGGATGAGTCTGCCAGATACATGGACACTATACGAGACCACACGAAAACAGCAACAGTGGTGGAGAAGTTTGAAGAGGTAGTCGTTGTGGTAAAGAATAAAAAGAGGAGTAGATGCAATGCGTGCAATAAAAAGGTGGGGCTGCTAGGATTTGAATGCAGGTGCGGCCATGTGTTCTGTGGATCTCACCGTCACCCGGAAGAACATTCTTGTCTATCGGATTATAAATCTGCCGCCATTACCGAGTTAACTATCCAAAACCCTGTCATCAAGCCTGATAAACTGTATAGAATCTAG